The Liolophura sinensis isolate JHLJ2023 chromosome 6, CUHK_Ljap_v2, whole genome shotgun sequence genomic sequence TTTGACTCAAGCTTTCTCTTTATATCCCTGGTAGAAACAAAGCCCAGTACTGGCTTAGTTACCTAGTCCTTATTAAAGCAATTTTGGCCACCCTGAATTCAATTTCTGGTAAACACCAATGTGATCTACACAAAGTCATAAAGACTCACCAGTGTTAGTAATGAATCcttaaatttgtcaaaatgcCTGAAAAAGCGTGTAGTTATCCAGTAACTGGACACAGGATCGTCTTCAATCTTGGAAACAGCCTCGGCCATGGCCATGAAGGCCTTGTTATTGTCCTTACTTagctgaaaaaaaagacaaaaaacagtTCACTATTTACACAGTTCAAAGAGCAAATTAACTTGGTACTAAGGACAATTATACATCTACATAAGGTCATAGCTTAAAAAAGGTACTTCTAGtgtcgcttggccttcagcactgagaggttagagcaagaaaacaggactggttggcccgatgtcactcagtataatgtgactgggttggtgtctttggcatgatacttcagtggctgcagcacttttGCAGCATGGACAAGACGAAGCAGTATAAGTACACAcctaagtacgacgtaaaaccacaagcatacatacgtacatctACATATGGACACACCAGCAATTTCTGTGCAATAATAGATGTGTATGGCTTGCTTGCTTCTTTATTTAATCACCTGAgttttaatgtttctttaacatttatttgattaaccTGGTATAATATTACAGTATGTCTAGTACACAAGCATATCGGTTGCATTCCAATATAATTTGCTAGGTTCAGGTTCACTGTTGCCTTACTGGGAATTGAACCCATGCAGAACACATCAGACATGACGTCACACTCTATCAATTTAAAAGGACACAAAAGCAGGAAAGTACTAAGATTGTAAATCTTAAAGTCTAAGGAATGATGGACTTAGGATTGAATCTGGAATATTCCACAGATAAGACTGATAGAGGGAATTCAATTCAATGGAAGTCTTCATCACACTAAAAGCAATGAAGTATAAATGGTAAGTTTCATGTGAGAGCTGAGAACACAACATATCTCTCACGTTCAAGTCAATAAACAGATCTTGTTATCTCATGGAGCagaaacagaatacatgtacatgtgttattataTGAGACTTCACTTTCTACCCACATTCAATATCCTCAGAAATAAAAGGTAATTAATACTGAAAATCAAACACATACTAACTAGACTTAAAAGACCCAGACTTTTTTGGTTTCACTAATTatgtaaaacaaattgtttACCATGATATCTTCTTGGAACTGAAGGGCTCCCTCCTCcaccaaatacatttttagaaAAACTTCACTGAGAGGTGTGTGACTGTTGACTCGGCCCAAGACACGAACGGCATGGAGCAAATCCTCATACTGCTGTTTCCTCTGTTTCCACACAAACTCCTGTGAGCTTTGGTTGGACGGAAGTATACCTGTATAGACATTAATTTAcaaattctttatttatctgaatgttgcTTAAAAGcatgctcaataattttttcatttatacaatggtggtcagttttagaGGCAGAGGTGATCCTGGCTTAAAAAAACTGATGAAGATACCACATGTGacagacatgcatatatattcttCAGCCAATTTATCTGACATTCATGTAATGTAAATGTtagtataataataaataacatgaaatcTTGAACTACATACCAAGAAGTGGAAATGTCCAGAACATAACGAAATATGATTTGTTTCTAAAATTAGATCATCCAGTTCAGCTTGTCAATCAAACCAAATGTCaaccagtttatttatttataaatctgactggtgtttcataCCATGTTCAACAAATTTTTCAATGTTTGGATGACAGCCAGCTTACGAGTGAAGGAAACTTGAATAACTGGTctattttatctatttgactgatgttttatgccatactcaagaatttatgaCTCAATGCAACGCCGGTCTGGTATGCGAGTGGCAGAAACCAGAATACCTGGAGAAATCCGCCGACCTTCACAGGGTACCTGAACAATCTCCTGACTTCAAACTGCAGACGAAGCAGTAAATCACCTCACTTCCACTTTGCTTGGAAGATACCAAGAGTTACAGATGAGCCTGAGAGAACTGGATTCAACACATCAGCCACAGCAGGACCAATGCTTTGCGCATATGGGCTAAAATGAGCCCTACCGTCAAACAAACCTCACCATTTATCAtacaatcaagaatttttcactaatatgaaTGATGGTGATCAGGTTTAGCCATAGAAGAATCCAGTGCCTGGAGTACACCACTGACTTTGCGAGGTAGTTGACACACCTTGTGAGTTAAAGCTGCAGTAAAGCAGCAAGAGCTGTGATCATTGGTCAAAGGCTTGACAGTCACAGCAAGCACACATTAGGCACCAGCCCAACCACCAAGTGCTTCTCATACTGATACAACTTACTGTCTTTGCTGGCAGAGACAATTCAGTTACAAGTTAGATACtaaactgtgtcattttcattatataGCCTACAATCCATGTTGGGAATTTTGTGGACTTTGTGGACAAGTGTCTAAAGCACTTACCATGGTATACTTCAGCATAGGTTCTCACTCAACCTTGAATGTATAATTTGTGGGCTGTCCTGATTTCAAAGTAGGCTATAATGAGCAGCAGATGAAGTATGTGTAGTTGCAGTAAATTAATGTGAGCTAAAGACTGCATGTCTCTCACCAGTATACCATAGTGTACATTCCGTTGCGTCATAgaaacgtgggaaagttcgtcagtaacatgccaaaggttaatggtttactccagtcaCTCCATAAAACTGTTAAACGTTACAGTAACGCATATAGTGACAGCATTGTTAAACATAATAATTACTGGATGTTCAAAATAGCTTAGAGAAATGCAATGACAcagtcagctacatgtattataatctGCTCACGGTCATGACTACTTAGCAGTATGCCGGTAGCAGCCGGGTCATCGCTATCACTGACTTACCAAGTAGAAATTTCCACACCAACACACGGTACATAGAAGGCACTGGGAAGCgccaacaaaactgaaacaatttttctaTATTTAGCGGTTGTTCTTTTAACAAAATTTCAATCGATCGCTTTTCTTCAACTGTTCTAACGCCGAATTTCTCGTAATAATATGTCCTGAAGTTTCTTTCGTCTGCCATTCTCGAAAGGGATGTAGGCTAGCCGCAAGAACGCACTTTCTTAGGAGAAAGGTCGATAAATATTTAGTAAAACTGATGTGTTGCCAGTACTATATTATGTATTGgtttatttcatacaaatttaaaacatctaacccttttttttttttaggaaaaatGCGGCGTAAAATCTGTGGCTCATATTATAGTTCGCTAACAACATGTCGAAGAAGGCGGAGAGCAGCCCGCCGAAGGCCCTAATTTTAAATGGGGGCGAGGACTTTGTGGGCAAATCCCGGCCGGCAGTCGAGCTTTCCAGGGCCTTGCAAAAGACTATGCTGAGGTATCACTATATTTTCGTTGATACAGGAACGATGTATGTAAGCTTTAAGAGTCACCCAGGGCTTAGGGTCCTCTAACTCTGACACTCAAATAGTAATGATTATTGACCCAGATTTTAGTACATCGTTCATGTAGCTGGAACAGCGGGTCAGAAGTTTGACCTGTTATATGACAAGTGCAGTGACCGCTGTCAGTACACACTGAAGCAGCACAGCCACAGAGTCGGTATCACTGTGAGCTGAGTGATATACGGTCAATGAACTGACCGAAGGGCCAAACTGTATAGGCCTAGCCGTGGAATTTCTTCCAGTATCAATCGTGCAGCCTTGCCGGTCGTTCTTAGCGATCCGCCAGTTAGTGGCTGGCAAGTTAAACACACACCTGATGTGTGCATCATTACGTGAATATATCTAAATATCATTATCAGACGTGCTGAATACATAGCTGTGTGTAATAATTCAGtgtatcattttaaatttttgtcagcCGCATCAAATACCAATGAAAGTGAAAGGATAGTACTGGTACTGTATGTTTGAATTTATTGAAGTTAATCAAAAATCttatgtcaacatttttgatttttttttaagccaGTATGTTACCAAGATTAAGTTTAATCTGTTGAAACTTTTCTTGTATAAACTAAGTATTGGAAAAGTTAACATCACTacagtatgtatttttttcaactgtgattttgttatttttgacaTGAAGTTCAAAAGGTTGCTGTTTCCATCTGTTTGAGAAAAATTCTGAGTTTTGTTTTGACTGTATTAAACCATGTAGAGTACCAGCACCATGGGGTAGCAAGTAAGTTTATTTACAGCACTGTTGATGATATAAAGCAGGGCCACAATTGgagccattttagttctggaaaatgtTTGGGCTCTTTCATTCACTGACTGAAAAACTCTCAGAAAAGATCATCTTGAGTTgcattttatcaaatatctATATGTACGGTTACAATGTCACCTTTAAGTCAAGGTTTGTGATCAGAACCTtcaatttattttctgtatgtCATTTGTCAAGTTTTACAACACTATTCCTATAACCTCTATTCTGCAGaatgttttgccatttttattttgtctgttggTGGACAGATTGAAGGGAGAATGTATGGATGAGGATGGGAAGAAGATTCACTATGATCAGCTCACAGCCTTTCCAGTTTTCTCAGAGTACAAGAAATTGGCATTGGAACTACAGAAAACAAGCCTGGAGGGGATGTCCGAGGATGAGAGGAAGGTCTTCTTCATCAGTATCTCTTTAAACAGGATTTTGTAGTCTTTATGGCTAGGTTATGGCTTCATTTTTCCAACAGGTACATATCTGGGACGTGGGGTTTGGTGGTATGAAACAGATTCTGTGCTGGTTTTAATCTGAATGCtgtcatgaaagtgaaataatctATAAAGTACAATGTAGAGCCAAAATTTTTCATCACCTAAttcaccctaattcctcaacggTTTCACTTatgaaagaacaattttcaATACGAAAGACCTTTTCAGTATGACTGTCGAGAAAGAACTACGTTAGTTACA encodes the following:
- the LOC135468895 gene encoding TBC1 domain family member 7-like translates to MADERNFRTYYYEKFGVRTVEEKRSIEILLKEQPLNIEKLFQFCWRFPVPSMYRVLVWKFLLGILPSNQSSQEFVWKQRKQQYEDLLHAVRVLGRVNSHTPLSEVFLKMYLVEEGALQFQEDIMLSKDNNKAFMAMAEAVSKIEDDPVSSYWITTRFFRHFDKFKDSLLTLPLKTEQYLQKEDSHHKLYDHLHKYKVFSSIPVSAWFHCCFAGILPETSFEKIWDKVLGGSCMILVFVAVAIFMTFHRPLLSMTRTEDMVNYLRKISEDTGDILVNKAIDLWQKYGCHLKSDSPVFLERPPT